A region of Malaclemys terrapin pileata isolate rMalTer1 chromosome 5, rMalTer1.hap1, whole genome shotgun sequence DNA encodes the following proteins:
- the CCKAR gene encoding cholecystokinin receptor type A isoform X1 — MEIVDDILLENGTNISAFLCDIVMENDTFFCVDDSPHLAKDLHQTVRILLYSLIFLLSVVGNTLVITVLIRNKRMRTVTNIFLLSLAVSDLMLCLFCMPFTLIPNLLKDFIFGSAVCKTATYFMGVSVSVSTFNLVAISLERYSAICKPLQSRVWQTKSHALKVIAATWCLSFTIMSPYPIYSKLVPFTKYNNSTANMCRLLWPSDVIQQSWYVFLLLILFLIPGIVMMIAYGLISLELYRGIKFDVSQRKSSRDRKASTSSNKYENGDGCYLQKTKKKRKMPLQQLSATSSTKIDRVRSNSSTANLMAKKLVIRMLMVIVILFFLCWTPIFSVNAWRAFDTTSADQLLSGAPISFIHLLSYTSACVNPIIYCFMNKRFRMGFLATFTCCPKQKPPVIRGDIGDEEEGKTTGASLSRYSYMHMNASAPP, encoded by the exons ATGGAAATAGTTGATGACATCCTACTTGAGAATGGAACCAATATTTCTGCTTTCCTGTGTGATATTGTCATGGAAAATGATACATTTTTCTGTGTGGATGACTCACCTCATCTTGCTAAAG ATTTACATCAAACAGTTCGAATTCTGCTATATTCGTTGATATTTTTGCTCAGTGTCGTGGGGAACACGCTGGTAATTACAGTGTTGATAAGAAACAAAAGGATGAGGACCGTCACTAATATATTTTTGCTGTCGCTGGCTGTCAGTGACCTAATGCTTTGCCTTTTCTGCATGCCTTTCACCCTCATTCCCAACCTGCTGAAGGATTTTATATTTGGTAGTGCTGTTTGTAAAACTGCCACCTACTTCATGG gTGTCTCAGTAAGTGTATCTACGTTCAACCTGGTTGCCATATCTTTGGAGAGATACAGTGCTATTTGCAAACCCTTGCAGTCCAGGGTATGGCAGACAAAATCTCATGCCTTGAAGGTGATTGCTGCTACTTGGTGTCTCTCCTTTACCATCATGTCACCATACCCAATTTACAGCAAACTGGTGCCTTTTACAAAATATAACAACAGCACAGCTAACATGTGTCGCCTCCTTTGGCCAAGCGATGTCATTCAGCAGTCCTG GTACGTTTTCCTGTTGCTCATACTCTTTCTTATACCTGGTATTGTAATGATGATTGCATATGGCTTAATCTCTTTGGAACTATACAGAGGAATAAAGTTTGATGTCAGCCAGAGAAAATCTTCACGAG ACAGGAAAGCCAGCACCAGTAGCAACAAATATGAGAATGGAGATGGTTGCTACCTGCAGAAAaccaaaaagaagagaaaaatgccactgcaacagctttctgccacCAGCAGCACCAAAATAGACAGGGTCAGAAGCAACAGCTCAACTGCCAACTTGATGGCCAAGAAGCTTGTCATCCGCATGCTGATGGtgattgtgattttgtttttcctttgctgGACTCCCATCTTCAGTGTAAATGCCTGGCGTGCATTTGACACCACATCAGCAGACCAACTTCTCTCAGGAGCTCCTATCTCCTTTATTCATTTGCTCTCCTACACTTCAGCCTGTGTGAACCCCATCATCTACTGCTTCATGAACAAGCGTTTCAGGATGGGCTTTCTGGCCACTTTCACCTGCTGTCCCAAACAAAAGCCTCCAGTAATAAGAGGAGATATTGGagatgaggaggaggggaagaccACAGGGGCATCTCTCTCCAGGTACTCTTACATGCACATGAATGCGTCTGCTCCcccatga
- the CCKAR gene encoding cholecystokinin receptor type A isoform X2, whose protein sequence is MEIVDDILLENGTNISAFLCDIVMENDTFFCVDDSPHLAKDLHQTVRILLYSLIFLLSVVGNTLVITVLIRNKRMRTVTNIFLLSLAVSDLMLCLFCMPFTLIPNLLKDFIFGSAVCKTATYFMGVSVSVSTFNLVAISLERYSAICKPLQSRVWQTKSHALKVIAATWCLSFTIMSPYPIYSKLVPFTKYNNSTANMCRLLWPSDVIQQSWYVFLLLILFLIPGIVMMIAYGLISLELYRGIKFDVSQRKSSRDRKASTSSNKYENGDGCYLQKTKKKRKMPLQQLSATSSTKIDRVRSNSSTANLMAKKLVIRMLMVIVILFFLCWTPIFSVNAWRAFDTTSADQLLSGAPISFIHLLSYTSACVNPIIYCFMNKRFRMGFLATFTCCPKQKPPVIRGDIGDEEEGKTTGASLSSI, encoded by the exons ATGGAAATAGTTGATGACATCCTACTTGAGAATGGAACCAATATTTCTGCTTTCCTGTGTGATATTGTCATGGAAAATGATACATTTTTCTGTGTGGATGACTCACCTCATCTTGCTAAAG ATTTACATCAAACAGTTCGAATTCTGCTATATTCGTTGATATTTTTGCTCAGTGTCGTGGGGAACACGCTGGTAATTACAGTGTTGATAAGAAACAAAAGGATGAGGACCGTCACTAATATATTTTTGCTGTCGCTGGCTGTCAGTGACCTAATGCTTTGCCTTTTCTGCATGCCTTTCACCCTCATTCCCAACCTGCTGAAGGATTTTATATTTGGTAGTGCTGTTTGTAAAACTGCCACCTACTTCATGG gTGTCTCAGTAAGTGTATCTACGTTCAACCTGGTTGCCATATCTTTGGAGAGATACAGTGCTATTTGCAAACCCTTGCAGTCCAGGGTATGGCAGACAAAATCTCATGCCTTGAAGGTGATTGCTGCTACTTGGTGTCTCTCCTTTACCATCATGTCACCATACCCAATTTACAGCAAACTGGTGCCTTTTACAAAATATAACAACAGCACAGCTAACATGTGTCGCCTCCTTTGGCCAAGCGATGTCATTCAGCAGTCCTG GTACGTTTTCCTGTTGCTCATACTCTTTCTTATACCTGGTATTGTAATGATGATTGCATATGGCTTAATCTCTTTGGAACTATACAGAGGAATAAAGTTTGATGTCAGCCAGAGAAAATCTTCACGAG ACAGGAAAGCCAGCACCAGTAGCAACAAATATGAGAATGGAGATGGTTGCTACCTGCAGAAAaccaaaaagaagagaaaaatgccactgcaacagctttctgccacCAGCAGCACCAAAATAGACAGGGTCAGAAGCAACAGCTCAACTGCCAACTTGATGGCCAAGAAGCTTGTCATCCGCATGCTGATGGtgattgtgattttgtttttcctttgctgGACTCCCATCTTCAGTGTAAATGCCTGGCGTGCATTTGACACCACATCAGCAGACCAACTTCTCTCAGGAGCTCCTATCTCCTTTATTCATTTGCTCTCCTACACTTCAGCCTGTGTGAACCCCATCATCTACTGCTTCATGAACAAGCGTTTCAGGATGGGCTTTCTGGCCACTTTCACCTGCTGTCCCAAACAAAAGCCTCCAGTAATAAGAGGAGATATTGGagatgaggaggaggggaagaccACAGGGGCATCTCTCTCCAG cATCTGA